A window from Camelus dromedarius isolate mCamDro1 chromosome 9, mCamDro1.pat, whole genome shotgun sequence encodes these proteins:
- the ZDHHC1 gene encoding palmitoyltransferase ZDHHC1 isoform X4, translating to MYKMNICNKPSNKTAPEKSVWTASAQASRPSPELQGQRSRRNGWSWPPHPLQIVAWLLYLFFAVIGFGVLVPLLPHHWVPAGYACMGTIFAGHLVVHLTAVSIDPADANVRDKSYAGPLPIFNRSQHAHVIEDLHCNLCDVDVSARSKHCSACNKCVCGFDHHCKWLNNCVGERNYRLFLHSVASALLGVLLLVLVATYVFVEFFVNPMRLRTNRHFEVLKNHTDVWFVFLPAAPVETQAPAILALAALLILLGLLSTALLGHLLCFHFYLMWHKLTTYEYIVQHRPPQEAKGAHRELESCPPKMRPIQEMEFYMRTFSHVRPEPPGQARPATVNVNPSRFLATRSQMEPPLPSSPETLALHPPIRPQKKRKRLMYKVPTSGTLDREHPLPRLPGPRTLGRRSSSSSDSAGTSPKHAAGPAGTYHSASAESMDEIPVAQTRLGSAALAVPVGRGREPGLALQARAPAVFVSPSSGEPGAPGGPVAGLA from the exons atgtacaag ATGAACATCTGCAACAAGCCCTCCAACAAGACAGCCCCCGAGAAGAGTGTGTGGACAGCATCTGCGCAGGCCAGCAGACCCTCCCCAGAGCTGCAGGGCCAACGGTCCCGCCGGAATGGGTGGAGCTGGCCCCCTCACCCGCTCCAGATTGTGGCCTGGCTGCTGTACCTCTTCTTTGCTGTGATTGGCTTTGGGGTCCTCGTTCCCCTCCTGCCTCACCACTGGGTGCCTGCTGGCTATGCT TGCATGGGCACCATCTTTGCTGGCCACCTCGTGGTGCACCTGACTGCTGTTTCCATCGATCCAGCAGATGCCAACGTGCGGGACAAGAGTTATGCAGGGCCCCTGCCCATCTTCAACCGCAGCCAACATGCACATGTCATTGAAGACCTGCACTGCAACTTGTGTGACGTGGATGT GAGCGCTCGTTCCAAGCACTGCAGCGCCTGCAACAAGTGCGTGTGCGGCTTTGACCACCACTGCAAGTGGCTCAATAACTGCGTGGGCGAGAGGAACTACCG GCTTTTTCTACACAGTGTGGCATCTGCTTTACTGGGTGTCCTGCTCCTCGTGCTGGTGGCCACTTATGTCTTTGTGGAGTTCTTTGTCAACCCCATGCGGCTGCGTACCAACCGCCACTTTGAAG TCCTGAAGAATCACACAGATGTGTGGTTTGTGTTCCTGCCTGCTGCCCCTGTGGAGACCCAGGCTCCTGCCATCTTGGCTCTGGCTGCCCTACTCATCCTTCTGGGCCTGCTCTCCACAGCTCTGCTCGGCCACCTGCTCTGCTTCCACTTTTATCTCA TGTGGCACAAACTCACCACCTATGAGTACATCGTGCAGCATCGTCCACCACAGGAGGCAAAGGGGGCCCACAGGGAGCTCGAATCATGTCCCCCCAAGATGCGGCCCATTCAG gaGATGGAGTTCTACATGCGGACCTTCAGCCATGTGCGCCCAGAGCCCCctggccaggccaggcctgcCACAGTGAATGTCAA TCCCTCCCGGTTCCTTGCCACCCGCAGCCAAATGGAGCCtccactgccctcctccccagagaCTCTTGCTCTGCACCCCCCGATCCGACCCCAG AAAAAGAGGAAGCGGCTTATGTATAAGGTGCCGACCTCTGGGACCTTGGACCGGGAGCACCCGTTGCCCAGGCTACCGG GGCCCCGGACCCTGGGCCGCCGCTCCAGCTCGTCCTCGGATTCTGCGGGCACCAGCCCTAAACACGCCGCTGGGCCTGCAGGCACCTACCACTCGGCGTCAGCCGAGTCCATGGACGAGATTCCAGTGGCTCAGACACGCCTAGGCAGTGCCGCTCTGGCCGTCCCCGTGGGCAGGGGCCGAGAGCCCGGGCTGGCGTTGCAGGCGCGTGCGCCTGCCGTTTTCGTGAGCCCGAGCAGCGGCGAGCCCGGGGCGCCGGGCGGCCCGGTGGCGGGTTTGGCTTAG
- the ZDHHC1 gene encoding palmitoyltransferase ZDHHC1 isoform X9, producing the protein MYKMNICNKPSNKTAPEKSVWTASAQASRPSPELQGQRSRRNGWSWPPHPLQIVAWLLYLFFAVIGFGVLVPLLPHHWVPAGYACMGTIFAGHLVVHLTAVSIDPADANVRDKSYAGPLPIFNRSQHAHVIEDLHCNLCDVDVSARSKHCSACNKCVCGFDHHCKWLNNCVGERNYRLFLHSVASALLGVLLLVLVATYVFVEFFVNPMRLRTNRHFEVLKNHTDVWFVFLPAAPVETQAPAILALAALLILLGLLSTALLGHLLCFHFYLMWHKLTTYEYIVQHRPPQEAKGAHRELESCPPKMRPIQEMEFYMRTFSHVRPEPPGQARPATVNVKEGFEGTTASSANPPTSPSVPPGSLPPAAKWSLHCPPPQRLLLCTPRSDPRKRGSGLCIRCRPLGPWTGSTRCPGYRGPGPWAAAPARPRILRAPALNTPLGLQAPTTRRQPSPWTRFQWLRHA; encoded by the exons atgtacaag ATGAACATCTGCAACAAGCCCTCCAACAAGACAGCCCCCGAGAAGAGTGTGTGGACAGCATCTGCGCAGGCCAGCAGACCCTCCCCAGAGCTGCAGGGCCAACGGTCCCGCCGGAATGGGTGGAGCTGGCCCCCTCACCCGCTCCAGATTGTGGCCTGGCTGCTGTACCTCTTCTTTGCTGTGATTGGCTTTGGGGTCCTCGTTCCCCTCCTGCCTCACCACTGGGTGCCTGCTGGCTATGCT TGCATGGGCACCATCTTTGCTGGCCACCTCGTGGTGCACCTGACTGCTGTTTCCATCGATCCAGCAGATGCCAACGTGCGGGACAAGAGTTATGCAGGGCCCCTGCCCATCTTCAACCGCAGCCAACATGCACATGTCATTGAAGACCTGCACTGCAACTTGTGTGACGTGGATGT GAGCGCTCGTTCCAAGCACTGCAGCGCCTGCAACAAGTGCGTGTGCGGCTTTGACCACCACTGCAAGTGGCTCAATAACTGCGTGGGCGAGAGGAACTACCG GCTTTTTCTACACAGTGTGGCATCTGCTTTACTGGGTGTCCTGCTCCTCGTGCTGGTGGCCACTTATGTCTTTGTGGAGTTCTTTGTCAACCCCATGCGGCTGCGTACCAACCGCCACTTTGAAG TCCTGAAGAATCACACAGATGTGTGGTTTGTGTTCCTGCCTGCTGCCCCTGTGGAGACCCAGGCTCCTGCCATCTTGGCTCTGGCTGCCCTACTCATCCTTCTGGGCCTGCTCTCCACAGCTCTGCTCGGCCACCTGCTCTGCTTCCACTTTTATCTCA TGTGGCACAAACTCACCACCTATGAGTACATCGTGCAGCATCGTCCACCACAGGAGGCAAAGGGGGCCCACAGGGAGCTCGAATCATGTCCCCCCAAGATGCGGCCCATTCAG gaGATGGAGTTCTACATGCGGACCTTCAGCCATGTGCGCCCAGAGCCCCctggccaggccaggcctgcCACAGTGAATGTCAA GGAAGGATTTGAAGGAACAACAGCATCCAGTGCTAATCCTCCCACTTCCCCCTCAGTCCCTCCCGGTTCCTTGCCACCCGCAGCCAAATGGAGCCtccactgccctcctccccagagaCTCTTGCTCTGCACCCCCCGATCCGACCCCAG AAAAAGAGGAAGCGGCTTATGTATAAGGTGCCGACCTCTGGGACCTTGGACCGGGAGCACCCGTTGCCCAGGCTACCGG GGCCCCGGACCCTGGGCCGCCGCTCCAGCTCGTCCTCGGATTCTGCGGGCACCAGCCCTAAACACGCCGCTGGGCCTGCAGGCACCTACCACTCGGCGTCAGCCGAGTCCATGGACGAGATTCCAGTGGCTCAGACACGCCTAG